The segment GCCGGGCGCTCGTGCCGCATCAGCGTCAGTTTTCAGACGAGCAGATTCGGGCCATCGCGTCGCGCGGCGGGGTGATCGGCGCGGCGCTGGACTGCTGGATGCTGAAGGCCGGCTGGCGGCACGGCGACAGCAACGCGGGCGTGAGCCTCGAGGACGTCGCCGCTCACATCGATCACATCTGCCAGGTCACCGGCACGGTCCGGCACGCGGCGATCGGCACGGATCTGGACGGCGGCTTCGGGCGCGAAGGCTCGCCGCACGACCTCGACACGATCGCCGATCTCCAAACGATACCGTCCCTGCTCGCGGCCCGCGGCTACGGGGCCGGCGACGTGGCGGCGATCATGCACGGCAACTGGCTGCGGTTGCTGCGCGAGGCCTGGACGCCGCCCTGATACGAGCCCGACGGCGGCCGGTCGTGCGGGGTCAGGCGCTCGGGTCGTTTTGCGCGCCGTCCACCGGGATGTCGGCGCCGTTGATCCACTTGGCGCGCGGGGAGAGGACGAAGGCGACCACGTCGGCTACTTCTTCCGCGGTCCCGAGACGGCCCCATGGAAACTGGCGCCGCACGAACTCGTCAAACCGCTCGCGCTGCTCCCGCCTGAACCGATCCCATCCGCCGCCCGGGAAGAGAATGGAGCCGGGGCTCACCGTGTTCACGCGGATGCGCCGCTCGGCGAGCTCCCGGGCCAGCGCCCCGGCGAGAAAAATCTCCGCGGCCTTGGCCGCGCCGTAGTGGGCGTTCCGGCCGGGTTTCCAGCCGGAGATCGACGCGATGATAACCGCGCTGCACTCCTCCGGCGCCCGCATGTGCCGCAGCGCCGTCCGCAGCGCCGCGATCGCGTGCCCGACGTTCAGGTCGAAGGTGCGGATCCAGTCCTCCCGCGTTATGTCGAGCGTACCCCGTCCGATCGTGCCCCCGACGTTGGCGACGAGGTGGTGAATCCCGCCGAACTCCAACGCCGCGGCATCGACAAATCTCTCGACCTGCCCGGGTACGATCGCGTCGGCCACGGCGCCGTACACCCGCGCCCCCGACGCCGCCTCCGCCCGGAGCGCGGTTAGGGCCTCCTCGACCTCGCGCGGATCGCGGGCGCAGAACGCCACGTGGCACCCTTCGGCGAGGAGCGCGCGGCAGATCGCCCGGCCGATGCCGCGCGTGCCGCCGGTTATGGCCGCCGCGTGGTCGCGCAGTCCGAGGTCCACGGTCCGCCTACGCCGTCCGCCGCGGGTCGAGGATGTCCCGCAGTCCGTCCCCGAGGACGTTGAAGCTCAGGCTGACGACGAAGATCATGAGCCCGGGGACCGTCGCGACGTGCCAGGCCGTCGCGAGCGCCGTCCGCCCCTGGCTCAGCATCGCGCCCCACTCGGCCGTGGGTGGCTGCACGCCGAGCCCGAGAAAGCTCAACGCCGCCGCGAAGACGATCGTCTTCCCCGTTTCAAACGTGCCGTAGACGATCACCGGCGACACCGTGTTGGGCAGAATGTGCCGCGTGACGATGCGCCGGTGGCTCGCGCCCAGCGAGGCCGCCGCCTCCACGAAGGCGCGCGTGCGGAGGGTGAGGACCGACGATCGAACGAGGCGCGCGAAGCTCGGCACCGCGACGATGGTGATCGCCAGCATGGCGTCGTAGATCGAGGGACCGAGCGCCGACACGATCGCGAGCGCGAGCAGGATCGCCGGAAACGCAAACAGCACGTCGAGCGACCGCGTGATCACGTGATCCACAACGCCGCCGTAGTAGCCGGCGACCAATCCGATCGCCGTGCCCGCGACCGCCGACAGGACGACCGGCACGATGCCGACGACGAGCGACACCCTCCCGCCCCAGATCACACGGCTCAGTACGTCCCGCCCGAGGTGGTCCGTACCGAGCCAGTGGCCGGGCGTTCCGAGCGGCGCGAGGCGCACGCGCGGGTCCACGCGCGTCGGATCATACGGCGCGAGACGCGGCGCCAGCGCCGCGGCCGCAGCCACGACGAGGATCACCCCGAGCGCCACCCCGAGCACCGGATCCCGGCGCACCCGCTTCACGCGCCGTACCCGACCCGCGGGTCGAGCGCGGCGTAGAGCACGTCCACGGTGAGATTGATGACCACGAACAGCGCCGCGACCAGCAGCACCCCGCCCTGCACCAGCGGAAGATCTCGCGCCCCGATCGCGTCGTAGAGCTGCAGCCCGAGCCCCGGCCACGAGAAGACCGTCTCCACGAGGATCGACCCTCCGAGGAGATAGCCGACCTGAATCGCGAGCAGCGTGACCACGGGGAGCAGCGCGTTACGCAGCGCGTGGCGGACGATCACCCGCGCTTCGGCGACGCCTTTGGCGCGGGCGGTTCGGACGTAGTCGTCATGCAGCGTCTCGAGCAGGCTCGACCGCGTGAGCCGGCTCAGCACGGCGGCCGGGACCGTGCAGAGGGTGAGGGCGGGAAGCGCGACGTGCCAGAGCAGGTCGAGCGGGCCCCCGGGTCCCCGCAGTGAGTACATCCCGTTGGACGGGAACAGGCGGAAGCGCAGTGAGAGCGTCAAGATAAACACCAGCCCGAGCCAGAACGTCGGCATGCTGTTCCCGAAGAGCGCCAGCACGACGGAGCCGCGGTCGACCAGCGAGGACCGGCGGGTCGCCGAGAGGATGCCGGCGGGTATGCCGATCGCGACCGCGAGGAGCGTCGCGGCCACGGCGAGGACGAGCGTATTGCGGAGGCGCGCGACCACCATCTCGGTCACCGGCGCGTCGAGCTGAATCGAGCGTCCGAGATCGCCCCGGAAGGCGCGGCCCAGCCACCGCGCGTACTGGACGTAGAGCGGCCGGTCGAGGCCGAGGCTCTGCCGGATCAGCGCGACCTGATCGGCGGTCGCCTGCGGGCCGGCGAGTACCTGCGCGGCGTCGCCCGGGATGAGCTTCATCGTCAGAAACACGACGACCGACACGCCGAGCAGCACCGGGACCGCGGCGAGTGACCGCGCGGCGGCGAAACGGAACATGTTACGCCATCGACACCGTCCGGAAGGTGAACATGTACGAGTTCGGGTTCACGAAGCCGCGGACGCGCGTGTTCCAGGCCCGCGCGGCCCTCTGGTGCACCACGAAGATCCACGCCGCGTCGTCCACCGCCCGTTGCTCAACTTGGAGATAGAGCTGCCGGCGCTGCGCCTCGTTGGCCGTTCCGAGCGCGCGCCGCAGCAGCGAGTCGACTTGGGGATTGCGGTACCAGCCCGGATTGGTGTTCCCGTTCGGCGGCACAAGATCGCTCCGGAACATCCGCTGGAGGTTGACGAACTCGTCCACGCTGAAGCCGACCTGAATCGCGTTGATGCCCTGCGGGACGCCGTTTGCCATGTTGTTCTGGAACGTTTGGAACTCTTGCTCGGCGAACTTGGCGTCGATCCCGACGGCCTTGAAGTTCTGCTGGATGAATTCGTTCATCTGGACGCCGAACGGCGACCCCGCGCCCCCAGCCGGGATGCGCACGTCGAGCGGCAGTCCGTTCCCGAAGCCCGCCGCGGCGAGGAGCTGCTTGGCCTTCGCGGGATCGTACCCGTAGCCGCGGATGTTCGCTCCGTAGCCCGGCGTGCCGGGCGCGTGCGTTCCTTTGGCCGGGACGGCGAGTCCCTTCATCACGTCGCGCGCGAGCGTCTCACGGTCGACGGCCCAGCTCAACGCCTGGCGGAGCTGACGGTTCGTCGTCGGCGGGTATTTGTGGTTGGGAATGTAGCCCCAGGTGTTCGGCAGCTGCGCCAGCTCGAGGGTGAGGTTGGGGTCGGACCTGACGCCGTCGATGCTGTCCGGGTGCACCGCGTTGATCCAGTCCACTTCGCCGGTCTTGAGGGCGGTCACCCGGGTCACCGCTTCGGGCAGCGGTCGGACGACGAAGCCGTCGAGGGCCGGCGCGCCGGCCCAATAGTCCGGGTTGCGCTCGAAGCTGACCTTCACGCCCTTTTCGCGGCCGGCGTACTTGAACGGCCCGGTGCCGACCGGATGGTTGGGATAGTCGTCGTTGCCGTACCGCTGGATCGCCGTGGGGCTCGCGATCGAATAGGTCCCGAAGGCGAGGACTTGAAGAAAGTCGGCAAACGGTTCCTGATGGACGATGCGCAGCGTGTACCGGTCGACGGCTTCGACCCGCGCGAGGCCCCCGTACCCGAGCTTCAGGCTGCCCGCGCCCGCCTTGGTGTAATACTTGTGGCTCGGGTCGGAGTCGCGGTCGATATTGAACTTGATCGCCTCGGCGTCGCAGGGCGTTCCGTCGTGGAACTTGACCCCCTGGCGGAGCTTGAACGTGTAGGTCTTCGCGTCGGGCGAGACCTGCCAGGACGTCGCGAGATTGCCCACGAGCCTCTGGTTGACCTTGACCGTCATGTCCCGGTCCACCAGCCGGTCGTAGATGTTGTGCAGCAGCGTGCGGGTGACCGCGCCGCGGTCGATGTCGTTGTCGAACGCGCCCGGCTCGGCTTCCCACCCGCAGATCAAGGTGCCCCCCGGCTTCGCCGGCGCCGCGGCGGCGTCGATCGCCCGGCGGCCGAGGAAGGTGGCGCCGGCTCCGAG is part of the bacterium genome and harbors:
- a CDS encoding ABC transporter permease, with amino-acid sequence MKRVRRDPVLGVALGVILVVAAAAALAPRLAPYDPTRVDPRVRLAPLGTPGHWLGTDHLGRDVLSRVIWGGRVSLVVGIVPVVLSAVAGTAIGLVAGYYGGVVDHVITRSLDVLFAFPAILLALAIVSALGPSIYDAMLAITIVAVPSFARLVRSSVLTLRTRAFVEAAASLGASHRRIVTRHILPNTVSPVIVYGTFETGKTIVFAAALSFLGLGVQPPTAEWGAMLSQGRTALATAWHVATVPGLMIFVVSLSFNVLGDGLRDILDPRRTA
- a CDS encoding ABC transporter substrate-binding protein, encoding MPRSFSRRRLLSAAALGAGATFLGRRAIDAAAAPAKPGGTLICGWEAEPGAFDNDIDRGAVTRTLLHNIYDRLVDRDMTVKVNQRLVGNLATSWQVSPDAKTYTFKLRQGVKFHDGTPCDAEAIKFNIDRDSDPSHKYYTKAGAGSLKLGYGGLARVEAVDRYTLRIVHQEPFADFLQVLAFGTYSIASPTAIQRYGNDDYPNHPVGTGPFKYAGREKGVKVSFERNPDYWAGAPALDGFVVRPLPEAVTRVTALKTGEVDWINAVHPDSIDGVRSDPNLTLELAQLPNTWGYIPNHKYPPTTNRQLRQALSWAVDRETLARDVMKGLAVPAKGTHAPGTPGYGANIRGYGYDPAKAKQLLAAAGFGNGLPLDVRIPAGGAGSPFGVQMNEFIQQNFKAVGIDAKFAEQEFQTFQNNMANGVPQGINAIQVGFSVDEFVNLQRMFRSDLVPPNGNTNPGWYRNPQVDSLLRRALGTANEAQRRQLYLQVEQRAVDDAAWIFVVHQRAARAWNTRVRGFVNPNSYMFTFRTVSMA
- a CDS encoding SDR family oxidoreductase, which codes for MDLGLRDHAAAITGGTRGIGRAICRALLAEGCHVAFCARDPREVEEALTALRAEAASGARVYGAVADAIVPGQVERFVDAAALEFGGIHHLVANVGGTIGRGTLDITREDWIRTFDLNVGHAIAALRTALRHMRAPEECSAVIIASISGWKPGRNAHYGAAKAAEIFLAGALARELAERRIRVNTVSPGSILFPGGGWDRFRREQRERFDEFVRRQFPWGRLGTAEEVADVVAFVLSPRAKWINGADIPVDGAQNDPSA
- a CDS encoding ABC transporter permease, which gives rise to MFRFAAARSLAAVPVLLGVSVVVFLTMKLIPGDAAQVLAGPQATADQVALIRQSLGLDRPLYVQYARWLGRAFRGDLGRSIQLDAPVTEMVVARLRNTLVLAVAATLLAVAIGIPAGILSATRRSSLVDRGSVVLALFGNSMPTFWLGLVFILTLSLRFRLFPSNGMYSLRGPGGPLDLLWHVALPALTLCTVPAAVLSRLTRSSLLETLHDDYVRTARAKGVAEARVIVRHALRNALLPVVTLLAIQVGYLLGGSILVETVFSWPGLGLQLYDAIGARDLPLVQGGVLLVAALFVVINLTVDVLYAALDPRVGYGA